In Lathyrus oleraceus cultivar Zhongwan6 chromosome 2, CAAS_Psat_ZW6_1.0, whole genome shotgun sequence, the DNA window TTGTATTTTTTCTTCTTCGGATAATACACGTTGAGACGTCTGGAAAGGAGTTTTTTTAAACTCCCTTTGACATGCGTCGTTTGATGAGAGGAGATTCTTTGCATTTTGAAATTTCATAAAAATGTCTCTCTGCATCTTAATCAACCGCCCCCATCctattttctaattttcattttttcctgtttttttcttctttctttttctctctttactattatcattatcattataaatattattgttatcatcatttttgttattattaataattattattgtttattatttattttttgtctattattattatttctattatttgcaattgttattatttattgtctattattattattgtttatagattaattactattattattaatattattgtCATTAATATTTATAATTAAATTTTTTGTTGCATTggttattattatttatttattatttttattcttatttatttatttttaattattatttttaactTTTATTATGTATTATTACTGTTcactttttattattattgttttcattttttttgttaattattattgattattactattattgctaattattattattatcattgttattattattattattgtggTTTATTACTATCGATTATTGATTATATTGATTTATTTTCAATTGTTAAAGAAAAAAATTTGATTTATTGGTCCCATTGGTTTTTCTAAGATGCTTGGCAATTTCGTaattaaaaattcaatttaacttcagaaacTGCTTAATCGCATAAAGTTTTGttaaccggcctcagatagggtgattcctacatgaatcgcTTTACGATTGCTTAACCAATCGCTAAAttcttttagtttaatttttatttctttgtcaTTAAATTATCGATTTTCCACATATATGCCTTGCAATTTCAGAGTTAAAAActcaatttaacttcagaaattgcTTAAGTGCATAGAATCTTGTTGACCGACCTCAGATATGGTGATTCTTATATGAATCACTTTATGATTGCTCAACATAGCTCTAAATTATGTAGTTCaaatttcttgatttttatttcGAGTCATTTGCCTTTCTCTTAGGCCTTCTTACAACGTGATTCTTTTATTTACAATTGTATTTTTGGAGAAGAAGGACATTGTATTTTTTTCTTCTTGTGATAATACACGTTGAAGGGGCTGGAAAGGagtttttcattttattttttaaacacCCTTTGACACGTGTCGTGTGATGAGAGGAGTCTTTTTGCATTTTAAAATTTCCTAAAAATCACTCTCTGCATCTTAATCAACCGCCCCAtcctttttttttaattttctttttttttttggttttttttctttttaattattattattattattattgttgttattattattattaattattctTAAGTTACTAACTATTACTAGTTTTTTTATTCATTACTATTATCATTATCACTATAACTATAGTGTTATTGATCATTTTgttattataattttttttattatttattttttgtatattattattatttctgttatttataattgtttatatttattgtctattattattattattgtttatggattaattattattgcttttattattgttattattattattattattaatgtcATTAATATgtattaattaaatttattattgttgttgatattaattatttattattattattcttatttatttttgTCAATAATTATTATTAACTTTTATTATGGATTTTTTATGtttacttattattattattattattattattattattattattattattattattttcatttatttttgtttttgttaattattattgattattatcATTATTGCTAATTATCGTTACTATTATtactaattattattattattattattattattattattattattgtggtttattattattgttttttgATTAAATTGATTTATGTTAAATTGTAAAGAAAAAAATTCGATTTGTTGGTCCCATTGGTTTTTTAAAGATGCTTGGCAATTTCGGGTTTcaaaattcaatttaacttcagaaattgcTTAAACGCATAAATTTTTGTTGATCGGGCTCAGATAGGGTGATTCCTACTTGAATTgctttacgattgcttaacatagcactaaattcttttagttcaatttttgtttctttttgtcATTTAAATCATCGGTTTTTCACATATTCATTGCAATTTCAgagttaaaaattcaattaaaCTTCAAAAATTGCTTAAGCGCATAGAGTCTTGTTGACCAGCTTTAGATAGGATATGAATCGCtttacaattgcttaacatagcgctaaattatgtagttcaaatttcttgatttttattttgaGACCCTTTGCTTTCTTTTGGGCATTCTTAGaacgagattcttttatttaCAATTGTCTTTTGAGCTTGTATTTTTGTTGTATTATATCCTCATTCGACAAACTGTACCCCAATTTTTGTGAACTATAATAAATCTACcgtttttgtttattttttattgtCTTAGTTGATCGTCAAACTCAAGATTAAAATCAGCACTTTCAGAAAAGAACAAAAAACCAATACTCACTGAAAATTTTGTTGATGTTGTGTTCTAGTTTGCCATTACAGATTCTCCAGAATCGTAAGGAGGCTCGCTGATACCAATTATTGACTAAAACTAAAGTGATTATATAATGAAGTGTTGTTAAAAACTATAAAGGTATGTTTATATTATAAGCAACCAAGGCCCAATCCCAAAACATACGATCCAAATAGAAAATATGCACACTTTTATTTTGGCTTTAACACGACAGTTATGTGTTGTATTCGACAAAGTCAAATAACACTGATTTACTATTTCCACTGATTACTTCGACACAATCGAATACTAACTTTTTAGAAATTTAAAATAATGAATTATAACTTCTAACATCACAAACAATCATTGGAAGTTAATCCTTAATTGAATATGTCTGTTCTTTGACTACTACTTGATTAAAATCACAATCGACTTAGATATTGATCAACCATATGTAATTTTTAACCTCAGTTTCTTATGTTGATTCAAATTTGTATTAAAAAACTCAAATCTAAGCTAATACAGTTACAACGTAATATGAATACATTTCAATAGCATATATGAGATTTCAATAGCAATTTACTTACTCCAATTGGGACTAAAAGGTAATAAAATATGATCTTATGCAAATCATAGATAATGAATGACTAATAGGAAATGAAAACCATATCATGGTAGAGAAACAAAATAGATAGTTACAAAGTATTCATGTTGGTGTCCAGGCACATTCTCATCAATTAGCAATAAACTCGGTTCTGAATTCTATTCCCATTTACACGTTATTCTTCTACACGGCCCCGATTAAAGTGTTGAGCGTGATTTATAGCATTTTGGGTAAATTCCTATGGCGAGGTTTAGAGGATAAGAGAGCTATCTATTGGGTGAGTTGGGAGCAAGTTTGTAAATCGAAAGAAGAAGGAGGGCTTGGGGCTATCAACCTTGAAGTATTAAATAAAGCTTTGCTCATGAAGTGGAAATGGAGGATTGTTAATGATAGGTGTGCTATTTGGAGAGGCTTGATCAATCATATATACAAACGCCAGAAGGGAAGATGTTTATTAGCGACAAAAGTATGATTAGCCATGGTGATTCTATATGGTGGAGAGATCTTATTTTGGTGGATTTCCTTGAGTTTGATAACAGTAATTGTTTTTCCGGAAACACTGCGTAGGGTCAAGGACAGTAAGAATACAACTTTCTGGATTAGCATGTGGGCAGGCATCCAGACACTGAAGGAGGCGTTTCCTGAAGTGTTTGTAGCGACTGCATATCCGTTATGTAGTGTAGCAGATGCTGGGCAGTGAGGGCATGGTCATTGGTCTTGGGGCACACAAGGCTTAGGGTTGTTTAACAATGAAGGAGTTAATTGGTTAGGGGAGATTTTGCAAGATTGGATAGCGGGTAACATTTTGGTTCAGGATGCTGCTGATGTTTTCGATTGGACTCCAGAGAAGGATCACTTTTTTTCTATTCATTCTACTTATGTTGATCTTATGTCTAGATTTTCCATTATTCCTTTATCGGTTGAGGTGCGAAATGCAGTCAATGCAATGTGGAAAATTTCGGCCCGTCGAACATCTTGATGTTTGGTTAGCGTTAGATCCTAAACAGACTACCTACAAGAGATCAACTTGCACAGAGGAGAATTTTTTTGTTACCAGAGATAAGTGCTATGTTATTTCTTTAAGGTTGATGAATCAAAACAACATATTTTCGGTAATTGTGATTTCAGTTGGAGAATTTGGATAGCTATTGTGAATTGGTTAAGACCAACTTTTGTGATGTCCATGGAGGATTTATCATCGTTTCCTTTCAAGTTTCATTTGTTAAAGGTGGAGGAGGAACGTAGATTGGTTAGTATTATCTGACCGGTGGTTGTGTTAAATATTTGGATGATGCGTAATGGAGTTTTGTTTAAAGGAAGTTTTCTGAAGTTTGATGAATGCTGTCGAGAATAAAGGTCTCATCTTGGGATGGGCTTAGTGTTGCAAATAACTTCTCTTTTTCGTTTAGTTTTTTCGATTGATGCTCCTCTTCATTGTCTTGTTTATTATCAACGGGTTGATTTGGTTGCTTGTAAGTGTTTCGAGTACCCCTGTACTCGTTTTTCCGTTTATTGAATGAGATCATTGcttattaaaaaataaaataattaggAACTTTACAGTATGCAAGTTTAAAGCCACGTTTTAATCTCCTGTTGATTGAGTTACAAACCTTCCAAAGCCTCAACTTATTTTCTATGATAAGAACGACAAAATATGCCAAATGAAGATGATTCGTGAATTACCGATTAAAGGAAAACTAAAAAATTAAGTGATTTGTCAATAAGAGAAGCTATGGTTTACGGTGTTGGGAACATTCTTTCCAAACTTGATTTCTACAAAGTCAAATAATTGGACGTGGCATGGTACTTGATATATGAACATAGTCATGCATTACTTTAATTTCAATCAAATCTCTAAATTTAAACCATATTTCAATTTTGAAACCTATGAAGTACAAATGAGATAATATGTAGAGCAAAATTTTAATACACCAATTATTCATCTTATTAGCTACTTATCTATTTTCTAAAATTTTGTTGAGCTATTTTTTCTCAACAGATTTGACATTATCTTCAACTTCATTTCGCTTCTCACGACCATCAATTAAGTTAATAGCAGAATCATCCAAACTTTTTTTAGCCGGGCGCACAATCTGACCAAATAATATTATAAAATCAGACATAGGTTTTTCAGTGTTGGTGTTGTGGATATCAGTTAAGTTTGCTCCAGAGTAGTTCAAAATACTATGATTATCAGATTTATGACTTGTAGTGTTTAGCTCGATTGACATATTGTCTAACCCTTCCATTGAAATTTTCTCAAATGAAGTATCTTTCAAAGAGTTGGAGGAAATGGATCCAGGAAAATGATTTTGCCTGACTCCCGGGATGCCATCAAAATTCAACAGTGTTTGGTTCAAGGGTTCCATTGAAATAGAAGAAATGTTTTCGGTATCACTTAATAAGTCAACCCTTTGAGCAACTCTTATTCGTTTTGTTGAGGGGAGTAATTGATGTAGTTCAGGTATGCTAAAATCAGGTTCAACATGCCACGGACTTATATGCTTTAAATTCTCCGAGACTTCGGGTTCATCCCATTCAACCTATAAGAATGAGATGTGAGATGAAAATAATATTAATTCAATGTCAATAATTTAAAATATATGATTTTGTATCTAAAAATCAGTTTCTTATCGATTAATAGTATTGTAACCAAACTAAAAATTCTACTGAACATGAAGAATCTTTAGACTGAGTATTTATTTACCTCTAGCATGCGCCATGGATGAGATTTAGACGGAAAGATGGCAGATATTGTCCCATGAAAAATTGAGCATCCCTTAACTGTGTGTGTGACTCTCATTCCAGGATTCCAATCAAACTTCATTGCATCCTCCACAACTTTATCTCCCACCACAAAATCAAAACCATCAACCGTTGCATAACACACTACTTCAAATGGTGTGTTCTTCCCAGCCAATTCTACTGCATTCATAACTGTTTTTTCTGTTATTTTAATAGCAGCGGCAAACATATTTTTTCGACGAATTCCAACAAATATCTTTCTAGCTGAGTTTTTAATGAAAACAATGGTATCCCCGCCGACGAGTTGCTTCTTGTCAACAAATGCACTCCAGCCGGTGGTGAACAGGTATCGCTTGGGATTCCCGCGATAGACGAGGCAAAAGGTCCATACAACACCGCAAACATCTGTGACGGAGAGTTGTTGAGAAGGAAATGGAGTTGCGAAGTCAAGAGGCGGAAAGATGGATTTGGCACAGGCCCGAGGTACAGAGAATGCACCTCCATTGTTAGCATCAGAATTAGTCAGAGTCTTGGCACAGGAAACAACATGATCGTCACCATTGTCTTCTTCAGTAGAAGCCTCGACAGGAACAACAATAGTTGAGTCAAGAACTGGAGTGAGGAGTAGTTTTGCAAAGATTTGATCAGTTTCAGGATCTGCCAGGAAATCAACAGAGGAGACAGTGCAAAGAATGAATGGGCGGAGGAGGGAGAGTGTTTGAGTGCTAAGGGTTATAGGAGAGTGTTCCAAATGACCAAAAGGAAAATAATAAACTTTAGAATGGAGTTTCGGAACTGTGAAAGAACTTCCTGCAAATTCTTTCCATATTTTACGATCTACATTGCGTAACTGTTGTTGTTGAGCCATGCCGAAACTTAGCTAGAGAAAGAGCTGAAAGTGTTTTTGAAGAAGAGCGTAGAGTGAGAATGAGTTATTATAGAGAAGAGAGCACCAATATATAGCGATTAGGTGTGGAACAGGATTAGTGACTTTAAAGTTTCTTTCCGTAATATAAAAGTTTGTTGTTTTTAAATTCAAATTGTATGTCAACAAGTTTGTTTTCTTTTCAACGGAAGTTTGTTTTATTTGATAACAAAAAGTTTGtttgtttttttcttttaaaCAATACGGTGGTACAGTACAAGTACTCTcttgaaaagaaaaaaaaactaagtATAATAAGTAAACACTATATAAAAACAAAACCTAAGTATAATTGGGTACTTTCAATTAAAAACAATGGTACTTTCTTAGTTTGCATATTTAACACTATATATAATTAACAAAACAACAGcttatataataaataaatttaatagtGTTCATATTAAAATATTAACATTATTCAAGATATAATGTTTTTCGAGAGAAAACAGAATATTGTTGAAATTAAGTTATTATGATATTTTTATTAGTAAATTCTCAAGTATAATAAGTCTTATTTGAGTATAAGGGAtgtttttaaataaaaattatttaaaattaatta includes these proteins:
- the LOC127121973 gene encoding auxin response factor 17, translated to MAQQQQLRNVDRKIWKEFAGSSFTVPKLHSKVYYFPFGHLEHSPITLSTQTLSLLRPFILCTVSSVDFLADPETDQIFAKLLLTPVLDSTIVVPVEASTEEDNGDDHVVSCAKTLTNSDANNGGAFSVPRACAKSIFPPLDFATPFPSQQLSVTDVCGVVWTFCLVYRGNPKRYLFTTGWSAFVDKKQLVGGDTIVFIKNSARKIFVGIRRKNMFAAAIKITEKTVMNAVELAGKNTPFEVVCYATVDGFDFVVGDKVVEDAMKFDWNPGMRVTHTVKGCSIFHGTISAIFPSKSHPWRMLEVEWDEPEVSENLKHISPWHVEPDFSIPELHQLLPSTKRIRVAQRVDLLSDTENISSISMEPLNQTLLNFDGIPGVRQNHFPGSISSNSLKDTSFEKISMEGLDNMSIELNTTSHKSDNHSILNYSGANLTDIHNTNTEKPMSDFIILFGQIVRPAKKSLDDSAINLIDGREKRNEVEDNVKSVEKK